The Populus alba chromosome 4, ASM523922v2, whole genome shotgun sequence genome contains a region encoding:
- the LOC118038868 gene encoding cellulose synthase-like protein D4 isoform X1, producing MASLSSQPSKKGMRSPAGNTANNNSSQQGNRGSTGQTVKFARRTSSGRYVSLSREDLDISGELSGDYTNYTVQIPSTPDNQPMDTSVAVKAEEQYVSNSLFTGGFNSVTRAHLMDKVIDSEVSHPQMAGAKGSSCAIHACDGKVMKDERGHDVIPCECRFKICRDCYMDAQKDTGLCPGCKEPYKVGDYEDEIPNFSSGALPLPPPSKGGDHNNMTMTKRNQNGDFDHNRWLFETQGTYGYGNAFWPQDDMYGDDGDEGFPGGMLENMDKPWKPLSREQPISNAIISPYRLLIVVRLVVLGFFLHWRIMHPNDDARWLWGMSVVCEVWFAFSWILDVIPKLSPINRFTDLEVLRDKFDMPSPSNPTGRSDLPGIDLFVSTADPDKEPPLVTANTILSILSVDYPVEKVACYLSDDGGALLTFEAMAEAASFADLWVPFCRKHNIEPRNPETYFSLKVDPTKNKSRIDFVKDRRKMKREYDEFKVRINGLPDSIRRRSDAFNAREEMKMLKHMRESAGGDPLEVIKVPKATWMADGTHWPGTWAFPAAEHSKGDHAGILQVMLKPPSPDPLMGGADDKMIDFTDVDIRLPMFVYVSREKRPGYDHNKKAGAMNALVRASAILSNGPFILNLDCDHYFYNCKAIREGMCFMMDRGGENICYIQFPQRFEGIDPSDRYANRNTVFFDGNMRALDGVQGPVYVGTGCMFRRFALYGFDPPNTSKTEQKTEAETLPLRATDFDPDLDYNLLPKRFGNSTMLAESIPIAEFQGRPLADHPAVKYGRPPGALRVSREPLDAATVAEAVSVISCWYEDKTEWGDRVGWIYGSVTEDVVTGYRMHNRGWRSVYCITKRDAFRGSAPINLTDRLHQVLRWATGSVEIFFSRNNAFLATRRLKMLQRLAYLNVGIYPFTSIFLIVYCFLPALSLFSGFFIVQTLDITFLIYLLLITICLVLLAILEVKWSGIELEEWWRNEQFWLISGTSAHFAAVMQGLLKVIAGIEISFTLTSKSAGDDVDDIYADLYLVKWTSLMIPPIVIAMTNIIAMAFAFIRTIYSTVPQWSKFVGGAFFSFWVLAHLYPFAKGLMGRRRKTPTIVFVWSGLIAITISLLWIAISPPKATGTADGAGGGFQFP from the exons atggCATCTCTGTCTTCCCAACCATCCAAGAAGGGCATGCGTAGCCCGGCTGGGAACACCGCCAATAACAACAGCTCCCAGCAGGGAAATCGTGGTTCCACCGGCCAAACTGTCAAATTTGCTAGACGAACTTCAAGCGGCCGCTATGTTAGTCTATCAAGAGAAGACCTTGATATTTCTGGAGAACTATCGGGAGATTACACGAACTATACAGTGCAGATTCCCTCCACACCTGACAATCAGCCAATGGACACGTCCGTGGCGGTCAAGGCCGAAGAGCAATATGTTTCCAATTCTCTTTTTACAGGCGGGTTCAATAGCGTTACGCGTGCGCATCTCATGGACAAGGTGATAGATTCGGAGGTGTCTCATCCTCAGATGGCTGGTGCCAAGGGCTCTTCGTGTGCAATACATGCTTGCGATGGCAAGGTCATGAAGGATGAGAGAGGACATGATGTCATACCTTGTGAATGCAG GTTCAAGATTTGCAGGGATTGCTATATGGACGCCCAAAAAGATACTGGTTTATGTCCAGGGTGCAAGGAGCCATACAAGGTGGGTGATTACGAGGATGAAATACCAAATTTTTCCAGCGGAGCACTGCCATTGCCACCTCCAAGTAAAGGAGGTGATCACAATAACATGACAATGACGAAGAGAAACCAAAATGGAGATTTCGATCACAACAGGTGGTTGTTTGAGACACAAGGTACTTACGGCTATGGGAATGCCTTTTGGCCCCAAGATGACATGTATGGCGATGATGGCGATGAAGGGTTTCCGGGTGGCATGTTAGAAAATATGGATAAGCCATGGAAGCCCCTCAGTCGTGAGCAGCCAATCTCCAATGCCATTATCAGCCCTTACAG GTTGCTGATTGTGGTTCGACTGGTTGTGCTGGGTTTCTTCTTGCATTGGAGAATAATGCATCCAAATGATGACGCAAGATGGTTGTGGGGCATGTCAGTGGTTTGTGAAGTATGGTTTGCTTTCTCATGGATCCTGGATGTAATTCCCAAACTTTCTCCTATCAACCGGTTCACTGATCTTGAGGTCCTCCGTGACAAGTTTGACATGCCATCGCCTTCCAATCCCACAGGCAGATCTGATCTCCCTGGTATTGACCTCTTTGTGTCCACTGCTGATCCTGATAAGGAGCCACCACTTGTCACTGCCAACACTATCCTTTCCATACTCTCGGTGGATTATCCTGTAGAGAAGGTGGCATGCTATCTCTCTGATGATGGAGGTGCGCTCCTCACTTTTGAGGCAATGGCCGAGGCAGCAAGCTTTGCTGATTTGTGGGTTCCGTTCTGTCGAAAACATAATATTGAGCCGAGGAACCCTGAAACCTACTTCAGCTTAAAAGTTGATCCAACAAAGAACAAGAGCAGGATTGATTTTGTCAAGGATAGAAGGAAGATGAAAAGGGAGTATGATGAATTCAAGGTGAGGATCAATGGGCTTCCAGACTCCATTAGGAGGAGATCAGATGCTTTCAATGCAAGAGAGGAAATGAAGATGTTGAAGCACATGAGGGAGAGCGCTGGAGGTGATCCTTTGGAGGTAATAAAGGTCCCGAAAGCTACATGGATGGCTGATGGCACCCATTGGCCTGGAACTTGGGCCTTCCCAGCTGCCGAACATTCCAAAGGTGACCACGCTGGAATTCTTCAG GTGATGTTGAAGCCTCCAAGCCCTGACCCACTGATGGGAGGTGCGGATGATAAGATGATAGACTTTACAGATGTGGACATACGTCTACCAATGTTTGTGTACGTCTCACGAGAGAAGAGGCCAGGCTATGACCATAATAAGAAAGCTGGTGCCATGAATGCTCTTGTAAGAGCTTCTGCCATTCTATCCAATGGTCCATTCATCCTCAACTTGGATTGCGATCACTACTTCTACAACTGCAAAGCTATCAGGGAAGGAATGTGCTTCATGATGGACAGGGGTGGCGAAAATATCTGCTATATACAGTTCCCCCAGAGATTTGAAGGCATCGATCCTTCTGATAGATACGCTAATCGCAATACTGTGTTTTTTGATGGAAACATGCGTGCCCTTGATGGTGTTCAG GGCCCGGTTTATGTTGGAACGGGTTGCATGTTTAGAAGATTTGCATTATATGGGTTTGATCCACCGAATACAAGTAAGACCGAGCAAAAGACAGAAGCAGAGACACTTCCCTTAAGAGCTACCGACTTCGATCCTGATCTTGATTACAATCTGCTACCCAAGCGGTTTGGGAATTCTACAATGCTGGCTGAATCTATTCCTATTGCCGAGTTCCAAGGCCGCCCTTTAGCTGATCATCCTGCTGTCAAGTATGGACGTCCTCCTGGTGCTTTGAGGGTCTCCCGTGAACCACTTGATGCCGCTACAGTTGCTGAAGCCGTTTCTGTCATTTCTTGCTG GTACGAGGACAAGACTGAATGGGGGGACCGAGTGGGTTGGATTTACGGTTCAGTCACGGAGGATGTTGTGACTGGCTATCGGATGCACAACCGTGGCTGGCGCTCTGTCTATTGCATAACCAAGCGTGATGCTTTTCGTGGCTCAGCTCCTATTAACCTTACTGACCGTCTCCACCAGGTGCTTCGTTGGGCCACTGGCTCTGTTGAGATTTTCTTTTCCAGAAACAATGCCTTTTTGGCCACTAGGCGTCTCAAGATGCTCCAACGCCTCGCTTACCTCAACGTTGGCATCTACCCATTCACCTCGATTTTCTTGATCGTCTATTGCTTTCTCCCtgcactctctctcttttccggATTCTTCATTGTCCAAACCCTGGACATCACTTTTTTAATCTACCTCCTACTTATAACTATTTGCCTCGTCCTTCTCGCTATTCTGGAGGTGAAGTGGTCTGGTATAGAGCTGGAAGAGTGGTGGAGGAACGAACAGTTCTGGCTTATCTCTGGAACCAGCGCCCACTTTGCTGCTGTCATGCAAGGTCTTCTCAAGGTGATTGCAGGAATTGAGATATCTTTCACGTTGACTTCCAAGTCTGCAGGAGATGACGTTGACGACATTTATGCAGACCTGTATCTCGTAAAGTGGACATCTTTGATGATTCCACCCATTGTGATTGCCATGACGAACATAATTGCCATGGCCTTTGCTTTCATAAGGACGATTTATAGCACAGTTCCGCAGTGGAGTAAGTTTGTTGGCGGAGCTTTCTTTAGCTTCTGGGTGCTGGCTCATTTATATCCCTTTGCCAAGGGCTTGATGGGAAGGAGGAGAAAGACCCCAACCATCGTGTTTGTTTGGTCCGGTCTCATTGCCATTACTATATCTTTGCTATGGATTGCCATTAGCCCACCAAAGGCAACCGGAACAGCTGATGGAGCCGGGGGAGGGTTTCAGTTCCCTTGA
- the LOC118038868 gene encoding cellulose synthase-like protein D4 isoform X2, whose protein sequence is MASLSSQPSKKGMRSPGNRGSTGQTVKFARRTSSGRYVSLSREDLDISGELSGDYTNYTVQIPSTPDNQPMDTSVAVKAEEQYVSNSLFTGGFNSVTRAHLMDKVIDSEVSHPQMAGAKGSSCAIHACDGKVMKDERGHDVIPCECRFKICRDCYMDAQKDTGLCPGCKEPYKVGDYEDEIPNFSSGALPLPPPSKGGDHNNMTMTKRNQNGDFDHNRWLFETQGTYGYGNAFWPQDDMYGDDGDEGFPGGMLENMDKPWKPLSREQPISNAIISPYRLLIVVRLVVLGFFLHWRIMHPNDDARWLWGMSVVCEVWFAFSWILDVIPKLSPINRFTDLEVLRDKFDMPSPSNPTGRSDLPGIDLFVSTADPDKEPPLVTANTILSILSVDYPVEKVACYLSDDGGALLTFEAMAEAASFADLWVPFCRKHNIEPRNPETYFSLKVDPTKNKSRIDFVKDRRKMKREYDEFKVRINGLPDSIRRRSDAFNAREEMKMLKHMRESAGGDPLEVIKVPKATWMADGTHWPGTWAFPAAEHSKGDHAGILQVMLKPPSPDPLMGGADDKMIDFTDVDIRLPMFVYVSREKRPGYDHNKKAGAMNALVRASAILSNGPFILNLDCDHYFYNCKAIREGMCFMMDRGGENICYIQFPQRFEGIDPSDRYANRNTVFFDGNMRALDGVQGPVYVGTGCMFRRFALYGFDPPNTSKTEQKTEAETLPLRATDFDPDLDYNLLPKRFGNSTMLAESIPIAEFQGRPLADHPAVKYGRPPGALRVSREPLDAATVAEAVSVISCWYEDKTEWGDRVGWIYGSVTEDVVTGYRMHNRGWRSVYCITKRDAFRGSAPINLTDRLHQVLRWATGSVEIFFSRNNAFLATRRLKMLQRLAYLNVGIYPFTSIFLIVYCFLPALSLFSGFFIVQTLDITFLIYLLLITICLVLLAILEVKWSGIELEEWWRNEQFWLISGTSAHFAAVMQGLLKVIAGIEISFTLTSKSAGDDVDDIYADLYLVKWTSLMIPPIVIAMTNIIAMAFAFIRTIYSTVPQWSKFVGGAFFSFWVLAHLYPFAKGLMGRRRKTPTIVFVWSGLIAITISLLWIAISPPKATGTADGAGGGFQFP, encoded by the exons atggCATCTCTGTCTTCCCAACCATCCAAGAAGGGCATGCGTAGCCCG GGAAATCGTGGTTCCACCGGCCAAACTGTCAAATTTGCTAGACGAACTTCAAGCGGCCGCTATGTTAGTCTATCAAGAGAAGACCTTGATATTTCTGGAGAACTATCGGGAGATTACACGAACTATACAGTGCAGATTCCCTCCACACCTGACAATCAGCCAATGGACACGTCCGTGGCGGTCAAGGCCGAAGAGCAATATGTTTCCAATTCTCTTTTTACAGGCGGGTTCAATAGCGTTACGCGTGCGCATCTCATGGACAAGGTGATAGATTCGGAGGTGTCTCATCCTCAGATGGCTGGTGCCAAGGGCTCTTCGTGTGCAATACATGCTTGCGATGGCAAGGTCATGAAGGATGAGAGAGGACATGATGTCATACCTTGTGAATGCAG GTTCAAGATTTGCAGGGATTGCTATATGGACGCCCAAAAAGATACTGGTTTATGTCCAGGGTGCAAGGAGCCATACAAGGTGGGTGATTACGAGGATGAAATACCAAATTTTTCCAGCGGAGCACTGCCATTGCCACCTCCAAGTAAAGGAGGTGATCACAATAACATGACAATGACGAAGAGAAACCAAAATGGAGATTTCGATCACAACAGGTGGTTGTTTGAGACACAAGGTACTTACGGCTATGGGAATGCCTTTTGGCCCCAAGATGACATGTATGGCGATGATGGCGATGAAGGGTTTCCGGGTGGCATGTTAGAAAATATGGATAAGCCATGGAAGCCCCTCAGTCGTGAGCAGCCAATCTCCAATGCCATTATCAGCCCTTACAG GTTGCTGATTGTGGTTCGACTGGTTGTGCTGGGTTTCTTCTTGCATTGGAGAATAATGCATCCAAATGATGACGCAAGATGGTTGTGGGGCATGTCAGTGGTTTGTGAAGTATGGTTTGCTTTCTCATGGATCCTGGATGTAATTCCCAAACTTTCTCCTATCAACCGGTTCACTGATCTTGAGGTCCTCCGTGACAAGTTTGACATGCCATCGCCTTCCAATCCCACAGGCAGATCTGATCTCCCTGGTATTGACCTCTTTGTGTCCACTGCTGATCCTGATAAGGAGCCACCACTTGTCACTGCCAACACTATCCTTTCCATACTCTCGGTGGATTATCCTGTAGAGAAGGTGGCATGCTATCTCTCTGATGATGGAGGTGCGCTCCTCACTTTTGAGGCAATGGCCGAGGCAGCAAGCTTTGCTGATTTGTGGGTTCCGTTCTGTCGAAAACATAATATTGAGCCGAGGAACCCTGAAACCTACTTCAGCTTAAAAGTTGATCCAACAAAGAACAAGAGCAGGATTGATTTTGTCAAGGATAGAAGGAAGATGAAAAGGGAGTATGATGAATTCAAGGTGAGGATCAATGGGCTTCCAGACTCCATTAGGAGGAGATCAGATGCTTTCAATGCAAGAGAGGAAATGAAGATGTTGAAGCACATGAGGGAGAGCGCTGGAGGTGATCCTTTGGAGGTAATAAAGGTCCCGAAAGCTACATGGATGGCTGATGGCACCCATTGGCCTGGAACTTGGGCCTTCCCAGCTGCCGAACATTCCAAAGGTGACCACGCTGGAATTCTTCAG GTGATGTTGAAGCCTCCAAGCCCTGACCCACTGATGGGAGGTGCGGATGATAAGATGATAGACTTTACAGATGTGGACATACGTCTACCAATGTTTGTGTACGTCTCACGAGAGAAGAGGCCAGGCTATGACCATAATAAGAAAGCTGGTGCCATGAATGCTCTTGTAAGAGCTTCTGCCATTCTATCCAATGGTCCATTCATCCTCAACTTGGATTGCGATCACTACTTCTACAACTGCAAAGCTATCAGGGAAGGAATGTGCTTCATGATGGACAGGGGTGGCGAAAATATCTGCTATATACAGTTCCCCCAGAGATTTGAAGGCATCGATCCTTCTGATAGATACGCTAATCGCAATACTGTGTTTTTTGATGGAAACATGCGTGCCCTTGATGGTGTTCAG GGCCCGGTTTATGTTGGAACGGGTTGCATGTTTAGAAGATTTGCATTATATGGGTTTGATCCACCGAATACAAGTAAGACCGAGCAAAAGACAGAAGCAGAGACACTTCCCTTAAGAGCTACCGACTTCGATCCTGATCTTGATTACAATCTGCTACCCAAGCGGTTTGGGAATTCTACAATGCTGGCTGAATCTATTCCTATTGCCGAGTTCCAAGGCCGCCCTTTAGCTGATCATCCTGCTGTCAAGTATGGACGTCCTCCTGGTGCTTTGAGGGTCTCCCGTGAACCACTTGATGCCGCTACAGTTGCTGAAGCCGTTTCTGTCATTTCTTGCTG GTACGAGGACAAGACTGAATGGGGGGACCGAGTGGGTTGGATTTACGGTTCAGTCACGGAGGATGTTGTGACTGGCTATCGGATGCACAACCGTGGCTGGCGCTCTGTCTATTGCATAACCAAGCGTGATGCTTTTCGTGGCTCAGCTCCTATTAACCTTACTGACCGTCTCCACCAGGTGCTTCGTTGGGCCACTGGCTCTGTTGAGATTTTCTTTTCCAGAAACAATGCCTTTTTGGCCACTAGGCGTCTCAAGATGCTCCAACGCCTCGCTTACCTCAACGTTGGCATCTACCCATTCACCTCGATTTTCTTGATCGTCTATTGCTTTCTCCCtgcactctctctcttttccggATTCTTCATTGTCCAAACCCTGGACATCACTTTTTTAATCTACCTCCTACTTATAACTATTTGCCTCGTCCTTCTCGCTATTCTGGAGGTGAAGTGGTCTGGTATAGAGCTGGAAGAGTGGTGGAGGAACGAACAGTTCTGGCTTATCTCTGGAACCAGCGCCCACTTTGCTGCTGTCATGCAAGGTCTTCTCAAGGTGATTGCAGGAATTGAGATATCTTTCACGTTGACTTCCAAGTCTGCAGGAGATGACGTTGACGACATTTATGCAGACCTGTATCTCGTAAAGTGGACATCTTTGATGATTCCACCCATTGTGATTGCCATGACGAACATAATTGCCATGGCCTTTGCTTTCATAAGGACGATTTATAGCACAGTTCCGCAGTGGAGTAAGTTTGTTGGCGGAGCTTTCTTTAGCTTCTGGGTGCTGGCTCATTTATATCCCTTTGCCAAGGGCTTGATGGGAAGGAGGAGAAAGACCCCAACCATCGTGTTTGTTTGGTCCGGTCTCATTGCCATTACTATATCTTTGCTATGGATTGCCATTAGCCCACCAAAGGCAACCGGAACAGCTGATGGAGCCGGGGGAGGGTTTCAGTTCCCTTGA